The genome window GCTCGCTGAATAGCCGCATCCCAGGCGGCGTCCAGCCCGGCATGCGTTTTCAGTAACGCCTGCGCCTGCGGGCTACGGCCACTTTTAATCACCAGAATGGGTTTATTGCGCGAGGCGCTACGGGCGGCGGAAACAAACCGGCGCGCATCGCTGAGATGCTCCAGATAAAGCAGAATTGCGCTGGTTTTGCCGTCACGCGCCAGGAAGTCGAGCAGATCGTCAATATCGGTATCCAGGCTATCACCCAGGGCGATAAACCAGGAGAAGCCGAGCTGTCGCTGCTGCGCCCAGTCAAGAATGGTATTGGAAACGGCCGCCGACTGGGAAACAAAGGCCAGCTTGCCTTTTAAGATGGGAACCGGGGAGAAACTGGCATTCAGTCCCTGCCACGGGGCAAGCAGACCAAGACTGTTGGGGCCAAGCAGCCGAATTTGCCAGCGGCTGGCACAGGCTTTCAGTTCCGGCAGCTGGCTTTCCGGGGCGGAAAGAATAATACAGGCTTTACAGCCTTTTTCACCCAGCTGCTGTAGCAGAGCAAGATTACGGCTGGCATTGGTACAGATCACCGCCAGCTCAGGCGCAAAGGGCAAACTGGCAACATCTGGCCAGGCGAGCACACCCGATACAGCCTTATATTTTGGCGTAACGGGCAGAACCGGGCCGCTAAAACCGCCGGCCAGCAGGTTACGCATCATCAGATAACCTGCCCGCCCGGGTTTTATTGAGGCACCAATAACGGCAATAGATTTAGGGCGTAACAGCGCTTCCAGTCCACGTTGACTCATTTCCTGTCCCTCAGGCGATAGTTAAGCTGAGTCTAAACGCTTTCTGTTTCATCTGCCGTGAGATGAACCGGATGATGAGGTTTTCCTGCCAGATAGCGCTGGCGAAACAGCGTAAAGTGGGCGCTGAGCGCCTGAGCGGCCGCTTCATCGCCTGCCTGGCGCAGCAGTTCTGCCGCCACCTCGGCGGTACAGTGTTGTCCCGCACCGTGCGCCTCACGCAGCGTATAGCCGGAAGGCGTGGTCAGGCGTAACGACATCACCGGCAAGGCATCCAGCCACGGGCTTTTGCGAAACATTTTCCGCGCCTCAGTCCAGGTGCCGTCCAGCATAATAAACAGCGGCGGCTTGCCGCTTAACGGCGGACTATTTAACACCGGGCGATCGCTATCGGCATAGGATTCCGGAAACACCACCATCGGCTGATAGTCACTATTTGCTACAGCAGCCAGCAATGCCGGATCAGGTTCAGTGCGTGACCAGCCGAAAGCCTGTGTTTCAGGAAGAATATCGGCAATCAGACGGCCAGTATTGCTTGGCTTCATGGGTTCGGTATCAAACATGACCAGGCAGAAACGGCTGCGTGCGGACTGCACGGCAATTTCACTGCACAGGCAGAGCTTTTGCGGCAGCAGGCAGCCCTGGCAGCGTTGAACACGATTGCCACGAGCGAGAAAAGGACGGGTAGCGCGCGCCAGGCGCTCGGCGCGCAGGCGTAAAACGGCGTTATGGATCATTACATTGAACTGGCAAAAACGCCATTGTAGCGGGAAGTGGGCAGGAAGCGTAGCGCGGCTGACAGGGTCAGCCGCTATTATTACAGCGCTTCGTCCAGCCACTCATTAAATGGCGCTTTTGGCATCGCGCCGTTCAGCATATCGGCCAGTTCGCCCTGCCTGAACAACATAATGGTAGGAATGCTGCGAATGCGGAAACGGGCGCTGAGCGCGGGCTCGGCTTCGGTATTTACTTTTAAAAAGCGCACCTTACCGCTGCGTTCGCTGGCCACATCTTCATAAATGGGGGCGAAGTTAACGCAGGGACCGCACCACGGCGCCCAGAAATCAACCACTACCGGCAGGTCGTCCTGCAGATATTTATCCAGCGTGTTGGCGGTGGCATTGATGACTTCACCATCAAACAGCTCGTTACCGCAGCGACCACACCTGGCTCCATCGGCAATGCGCTCTTCCGGAACGCGGTTCGTTGCCTGACAGGATGCACATACCGTATTCATTTATCACCTCAGGGTTTAATCGTTAACAACGCATTAAACTGTTAATTTTATGCGTAAGCTTAATTATCAATCTGCTGCTATCAGGCAACAACATGGAATAGTCAATGAATATAATAGTTGGCGGCTTTTAGCGGAAGTTGATGGCATACAACCTGTGCTTCAGGTAATCTTCGCGCTTCGCGCTCAGCAGGTGGAGGAACAGATGAACGACGAATTCAAAGGTAAAAGCGGCAAAGTCAAAGTGATGTATGTTCGCGGTGATGATAACAATGATAAACGCGGACAAAATCCCCGTACGGGCAAAGGCAGCAGGCCCGGCGCAGACCGTCAGGAAGGAAGCCGTCGTCCATCGCGTCAGTCTGAAAGCCCGGCACGCGGCGGACGCGACGGTAAGTTCCGTGGTGACCGCGAGCGCGATCGTGAAGAGCTGCCCCGTGGCGAGTCGCCGTGGCGCACCGTTTCTCGCGCGCCGAATGAAGAGGCTAAACCCGATCATGGCGGCATCAGCGGCAAAAGTTTTATCGATCCGGGTCAGCTGCGTCGTCAGCGTCTGGAAGAGACCCGCGTCTATGGGGAAAACGCCTGTCAGGCGCTGTTTCTGAGCCGTCCGGAATGCATCGTGCGTGCCTGGTTCGTTCAGAGCGTTACGCCGCGTTTCCGCGAGGCGCTGCGTTGGCTGGCAGCTAACCGCAAAGCCTATCATGTAGTGGATGAAGCCGAACTGGAGAAAGCCTCCGGGACTGAGCATCATGGTGGCGTCTGCTTCCTGATTAAAAAACGCGTTGGCACACCGGTCAGCGACTGGCTGGCAACGGAACGTGAGCAGGATTGCGTACTGGCGCTGGAAAATGTCGGCAACCCGCACAATATCGGCGGCATTATGCGCAGCAGCGCGCATTTTGGCGTGAAAGGTTTGCTGGTGGATGATGCGGCAGTGCTGGAGTCGGGCGCGGCGGTACGTACCGCTGAAGGCGGCGCCGAGCATGTACAGGCATTGAGCGCGAAAAGCTTTGTTGCGGGTCTGGAAGCATTTCGCAATGCGGGTTACACCATTGTCACCACCTCCAGCCACAAAGGCAGCACGCCGTTAACGCAGGCAAAACTGCCGGCGAAAATGGTGCTGGTGCTGGGGCAGGAGAGCGATGGCCTGACTGAGTCTGCGCTGCAGCAGGGTGACCTGAGCGTGTCGATTGACGGTACCGGCAAAGTAGAAAGCCTGAACGTGTCGGTTGCGACCGGCATTCTGCTGGCGGAGTGGTGGCGTCAGAACCACTAAGCCGCACGCGGGCAGGTAATCAAGAAAAACGGACATCAGGCCCGTAATGCCAGACAGTTAAGGACCGGTTGAACGATCCCGGGGCTGTATATGAATCCGGAGACATTTCTGTTTCCGGATTTTTTTTTCAGAGTGCCAGGGCGATTTACGGTAGTGCTTTTATTACTCTCCCTAATAGCGTCCGCAGCCACTTCAGCGGCATATCGTTATCGGAACATTTATGCCACAGCAGCGAGAGCGTAATCTCCGGCGTCTCTACCGGAACGGGGCTACATCGTAATCCGTAATGAGAAACCCAGTCGGCAGCCAGCCCAGAGGGGACGGTCGCTAACGCGGGTATGCGTTTCAAAAGAGGTGGTAAAGAGGAAAAGTGCGGCGTAACGTAACGAACCCTTCGTGATTTTCCCTGCAATGCTAATTGCTCATCCACAGCGCTCCACGTTGATCCACGATACGAAACCAGTACGTGATCATGCTCCACATAATTTCCCACTGTCAGCGGCGCTTCCAGCGAAAGCTGTGCAGGGTGCCAGAGCGTACAAAAGTTGAGGGAGCGGATATTTTCACGCCTTAACGTGGCGGCAGTGCTCTGACCAACCGAAATAGCCAGATCTATCTCCCTTTGGAGAACGTGCTCACTGTCCCGGAAAGGATCGCTGGCCTTCACCTGCAGAGTTATTCCCGGAGCCTCACGTATTACACATGCCTGCAATTCTGGCATCAGCCAACGTTCAACCCAGTCGCTCATACCAAGACGAAAAACATGGGTTGCATTCGCAGGCGTAAATGAGGGTGGCTGAAACAGAATATGCTGCATCTGTTCCATTGATGGTCCGAGTGCAGCAATAAGCGCTTCGGCACGCGGCGTCGGTATCATCCCTCCTGCAGTGCGAACAAACAGAGGATCGTCAAACATTTCACGCAATCTGGCCAGCGCATTACTGACCGCCGGCTGCCCGAGATGCAGTTTTTCAGCTGTACGTGACACGCTGCCTTCCCGCTGCAGCACGAACAGCACCGTCAGCAAATTCAGATCGATACGATGAAAATCATTTTCTCTGATAGTGAACATTATATTAATCAATTTGAATGATAGTGACTTACTGAGGATACTGCCGATCACCTTCAAATGACATTTTAGTGGGGACTTTAATGAAAATTATACTGACGCTGATCGCGACACTTATCTTTTCCAGCCAGCTCCTGGCTGCCGAGCAGACCAGTGCACTGGATGAACAGGCTCCCGGTTACTATCGTATGAAACTGGGAAAACTGCGCATTACCGCCGTATCTGACGGCACGGTAACGATACCGTTGAATACATTGCTGACTAACATTTCACCGGAAAAATTACGTCAGGCGATGGCCAGAGATGCAATGACGCCGCAAGCAGAGACGTCGATTAACGCCTATGTAATAGACGATGGCAAAAAGCGCATTTTAGTGGATACAGGTGCAGGAGAGCTGTTCGGAAACAGGGGAGGGCATCTGCTGGCAAACCTTGCAGCAGCAGGTTATCCATCTGAATCCATAGATGCCGTCTTGCTTACTCATATTCACGCAGATCACTCCGCTGGCGTGTCACGCTCGGGCAAGCCCGCGTTCCCAAATGCTGACGTGTATGTGGATAAACGAGATGTAGACTTCTGGCTTAACCCCTCTAACGTAAATCAGGTTGAGGCGGGTGAGGCACACACTTTTGCTGAAAGTGAACGAACCCTTCGCCCGGTTATCAATGCCGGCCGGTTAAAAACATTTCTGGCCCCTGCAACACTGGTAAACGGAATACGTGCTGAGTCCGCTGCTGGTCATACGCCGGGAAGTGTGCTGTATCGTGTGGAAAGTGAAGGTCAGACACTGGTGTTATGGGGAGATATTATCCACGCCAAAGCGGTACAGATGTCAGATCCACACGTTGCAATCCATTTTGACGTAAACCGCCAGCAGGCAATTAAAACGCGGGAACGGGTACTCAAACAGGCTGCGGAACAGGGTTATTGGGTAGCTGCCGCACATATTTCGTTTCCGGGGCTTGGTCACGTAAAACGTGAGGGTAGCGGTTATCGCTGGGTGGAAAGTAATTATACGACCCAGCTAAGTCAATAGCGTTTCAGTTCCGTTTCGAATACTTACGCATTCTGAATACCTGCATCAAGCCGGGCCTCAACCACGGCGTCTGAATTTGCAGCGGTGCGGCTGTTACGAGAGTTATCAATGGCCGTAGTTATGCCTGCGTGAATATTTGAGTCAATTGAACTCTGAATGTATTAGGGCTGTAACAGCAGCCCTGTGCCAGCGGTGGGCATTCACACTTACCTGCTCTGTTGTCCGCTTCGTGCCAGAAGCGGGCATCTAACATTTTGTTGAATGAGTTAATGGGGAGCAGGTCAATGCCGCTGTAAGCCGCAGCATACGCCTGATAATGCGCATCTGTCCGGGCGCATACATAAATGAACGTGAATTTGAGCACAGCCATTCAGGTTAACAGTCACATTAAAGATAAAACCGGGTAGTAGCCCGGTTCGTCTCTCACTTAGCATTTCTCTGATCTTAGTGAAACTGAACGACATTCATCATACTTGTGTCATCCCACCATCCACACAGATTTCTGCTCCGGCTATATAACTGCTTTCATCACTTGCGAGGAATAGTGCAGCATTGGCAACTTCTTCAGGTCTGCCCATTCTTGATAACGGAATGGTGCTGATTATCCTATTACGTAGCTCTTCAGAGGCTGCAAGCATCAT of Pantoea alhagi contains these proteins:
- a CDS encoding tRNA-uridine aminocarboxypropyltransferase, with the translated sequence MIHNAVLRLRAERLARATRPFLARGNRVQRCQGCLLPQKLCLCSEIAVQSARSRFCLVMFDTEPMKPSNTGRLIADILPETQAFGWSRTEPDPALLAAVANSDYQPMVVFPESYADSDRPVLNSPPLSGKPPLFIMLDGTWTEARKMFRKSPWLDALPVMSLRLTTPSGYTLREAHGAGQHCTAEVAAELLRQAGDEAAAQALSAHFTLFRQRYLAGKPHHPVHLTADETESV
- the trxC gene encoding thioredoxin TrxC yields the protein MNTVCASCQATNRVPEERIADGARCGRCGNELFDGEVINATANTLDKYLQDDLPVVVDFWAPWCGPCVNFAPIYEDVASERSGKVRFLKVNTEAEPALSARFRIRSIPTIMLFRQGELADMLNGAMPKAPFNEWLDEAL
- a CDS encoding tRNA/rRNA methyltransferase; its protein translation is MNDEFKGKSGKVKVMYVRGDDNNDKRGQNPRTGKGSRPGADRQEGSRRPSRQSESPARGGRDGKFRGDRERDREELPRGESPWRTVSRAPNEEAKPDHGGISGKSFIDPGQLRRQRLEETRVYGENACQALFLSRPECIVRAWFVQSVTPRFREALRWLAANRKAYHVVDEAELEKASGTEHHGGVCFLIKKRVGTPVSDWLATEREQDCVLALENVGNPHNIGGIMRSSAHFGVKGLLVDDAAVLESGAAVRTAEGGAEHVQALSAKSFVAGLEAFRNAGYTIVTTSSHKGSTPLTQAKLPAKMVLVLGQESDGLTESALQQGDLSVSIDGTGKVESLNVSVATGILLAEWWRQNH
- a CDS encoding LysR family transcriptional regulator, with product MFTIRENDFHRIDLNLLTVLFVLQREGSVSRTAEKLHLGQPAVSNALARLREMFDDPLFVRTAGGMIPTPRAEALIAALGPSMEQMQHILFQPPSFTPANATHVFRLGMSDWVERWLMPELQACVIREAPGITLQVKASDPFRDSEHVLQREIDLAISVGQSTAATLRRENIRSLNFCTLWHPAQLSLEAPLTVGNYVEHDHVLVSYRGSTWSAVDEQLALQGKSRRVRYVTPHFSSLPPLLKRIPALATVPSGLAADWVSHYGLRCSPVPVETPEITLSLLWHKCSDNDMPLKWLRTLLGRVIKALP
- a CDS encoding MBL fold metallo-hydrolase yields the protein MKIILTLIATLIFSSQLLAAEQTSALDEQAPGYYRMKLGKLRITAVSDGTVTIPLNTLLTNISPEKLRQAMARDAMTPQAETSINAYVIDDGKKRILVDTGAGELFGNRGGHLLANLAAAGYPSESIDAVLLTHIHADHSAGVSRSGKPAFPNADVYVDKRDVDFWLNPSNVNQVEAGEAHTFAESERTLRPVINAGRLKTFLAPATLVNGIRAESAAGHTPGSVLYRVESEGQTLVLWGDIIHAKAVQMSDPHVAIHFDVNRQQAIKTRERVLKQAAEQGYWVAAAHISFPGLGHVKREGSGYRWVESNYTTQLSQ